The following coding sequences lie in one Sinorhizobium fredii USDA 257 genomic window:
- a CDS encoding L,D-transpeptidase: MGWMRRDIVLGGLASLGTVVVQKPTFAAASSYFSGTAVDNGVTFRSTNFAKIDKKWRRQVVKYFSSEPIGTIVVDTRHHFLYLIMENKTAIRYGVGVGREGFKWYGRATIDQKSLWPRWTPPPEMRERHPELPESVAGGSPKNPLGPRAMYLLRDGVDTGYRLHGTLEPGSIGKDASSGCIRMFNEDAIDLYQRCPIGTAVQVLPHIADQAESAAQVSQATSVK, translated from the coding sequence ATGGGGTGGATGCGCAGGGATATTGTGCTTGGTGGTTTAGCGTCACTTGGCACCGTGGTGGTCCAGAAACCCACATTCGCAGCGGCGTCTTCCTATTTTTCCGGCACCGCCGTCGACAATGGCGTAACGTTCCGAAGCACCAACTTTGCCAAGATAGATAAGAAGTGGCGCCGCCAGGTTGTCAAATACTTCAGCAGCGAGCCGATTGGCACCATCGTTGTCGATACCAGGCACCATTTTCTCTACCTGATCATGGAAAACAAGACTGCCATCCGCTATGGCGTCGGTGTCGGGCGCGAGGGCTTCAAATGGTATGGCCGCGCCACGATCGACCAGAAATCGCTCTGGCCACGCTGGACGCCACCGCCGGAGATGCGTGAGCGCCACCCGGAACTGCCTGAATCGGTCGCGGGAGGTTCGCCAAAGAACCCGCTTGGCCCGCGCGCCATGTACCTGCTTCGCGATGGTGTCGATACCGGCTATCGCTTACACGGTACGCTGGAGCCGGGCAGCATCGGTAAGGATGCCTCCAGCGGTTGCATCCGCATGTTCAACGAAGATGCAATCGACCTTTATCAGCGTTGCCCCATCGGCACCGCGGTGCAAGTACTGCCGCACATCGCCGACCAGGCTGAAAGTGCCGCTCAGGTCAGCCAAGCAACCTCGGTTAAATGA
- a CDS encoding OmpA family protein produces MRNITLMSALTGYTRLLAAAAMLLTLAACNTTEIAALEEPGAAPMTGHTNDPAPGFENVVAGSEEDFILNVGRRTYFTKDSATLDSVAMATLDKQAIWLNSNPRWLIKLQGFADDSGSASDMATLSQKRADAAMAYLVSKGVDANRMWAKGYGNDREVRDCTDRSCMVQNRRVVSNLRTESDSL; encoded by the coding sequence ATGAGGAATATCACCCTGATGTCTGCTTTGACCGGATATACGCGGCTGCTTGCCGCCGCGGCCATGCTCCTGACGCTCGCCGCCTGCAACACCACTGAAATCGCCGCTTTGGAAGAGCCGGGCGCGGCGCCGATGACCGGACATACCAACGATCCTGCGCCCGGTTTCGAAAATGTCGTGGCCGGCAGCGAAGAGGACTTCATCCTGAATGTGGGCCGACGGACCTACTTCACTAAGGACTCGGCCACGCTCGATTCGGTCGCCATGGCAACATTGGATAAGCAGGCCATTTGGCTCAACAGCAACCCGCGTTGGCTGATCAAGCTGCAGGGATTTGCCGACGATTCCGGGTCCGCGTCAGACATGGCAACGCTGTCGCAGAAACGCGCCGATGCGGCAATGGCCTATCTCGTCTCGAAGGGCGTGGACGCCAACCGCATGTGGGCCAAGGGTTACGGCAACGACCGCGAGGTCCGTGATTGCACGGACCGCTCCTGCATGGTGCAGAACCGGCGCGTCGTCTCCAACCTGCGCACCGAGTCCGACTCACTCTGA
- a CDS encoding alpha/beta hydrolase: MENGPIGSTDGQETIGIGRRDLLKLTGAGAAAAGVMSLAGSPAFAQYAGTWDKTFAQSDRVQHQKVSYVNRLGINLVADMYVPKNINASQRHPALIVGHPYGGVKEQTSGFYAQTMAERGFITIAHDASYNGESGGQPHFISSPEAVVEDFSAGVDFLGLDPRVDRNRIGIIGVCASGAFALAAAQIDPRMKAVATVSMYDMGGAKWAWKGEEMKADARIDMLTIMGEQRWAEAAGAQKQYGALPETLTPETDAITREFFDYYRTPRGAHPRATTAMTISGDPSYLHFRPFDHLDMVSPRPVLLIAGANAHSRFFSEQAIAKAAGPKELFIVPGAGHVDLYDKADLIPWDKLESFFDRHLPA, encoded by the coding sequence ATGGAAAATGGACCCATTGGATCAACCGACGGACAGGAAACGATCGGTATTGGTCGGCGCGATCTTCTGAAACTGACAGGGGCCGGCGCTGCCGCTGCAGGCGTAATGTCGCTCGCGGGCAGCCCCGCGTTCGCACAATATGCCGGAACGTGGGACAAGACCTTCGCGCAAAGCGATCGCGTGCAGCATCAGAAGGTATCGTACGTTAACCGCCTCGGCATCAATCTCGTTGCGGACATGTATGTCCCGAAGAACATCAATGCCTCGCAACGCCATCCCGCGCTGATAGTCGGCCATCCCTATGGCGGTGTTAAAGAGCAGACTTCCGGGTTCTACGCCCAGACGATGGCGGAACGCGGCTTCATCACCATCGCACACGATGCCTCGTACAATGGCGAAAGCGGAGGCCAGCCTCACTTCATCTCCTCGCCGGAGGCCGTTGTCGAAGACTTCAGCGCAGGCGTCGACTTCCTTGGTCTTGACCCGCGTGTCGACCGGAATCGCATCGGCATCATCGGCGTTTGCGCAAGTGGCGCTTTCGCACTTGCCGCCGCACAGATCGATCCTCGCATGAAGGCGGTCGCAACGGTGAGCATGTACGACATGGGCGGCGCGAAATGGGCATGGAAGGGCGAAGAAATGAAGGCCGACGCCCGGATCGACATGCTCACCATAATGGGCGAGCAGCGCTGGGCAGAGGCCGCAGGCGCACAGAAGCAATATGGCGCGTTGCCTGAAACCTTGACGCCTGAGACGGATGCGATCACGCGGGAGTTCTTCGACTACTACCGGACGCCCCGTGGCGCTCATCCGCGCGCGACAACCGCGATGACCATTTCCGGAGACCCTTCTTACCTGCACTTCCGGCCGTTCGACCATCTCGACATGGTCTCGCCCCGGCCCGTATTACTGATCGCAGGCGCGAATGCCCATTCGCGTTTCTTCAGCGAGCAGGCGATTGCGAAGGCGGCCGGGCCGAAGGAGCTATTCATCGTTCCGGGCGCGGGTCACGTTGACCTTTACGATAAGGCCGACCTCATCCCCTGGGACAAGCTTGAGTCCTTTTTCGACCGGCACCTCCCAGCCTAG